The following proteins are co-located in the Cydia pomonella isolate Wapato2018A chromosome 19, ilCydPomo1, whole genome shotgun sequence genome:
- the LOC133528637 gene encoding uncharacterized protein LOC133528637 produces MDDLLLRRLRLINDKLTTDIEVIPVTINSENLGQAQITYSKLDASLKRLDNDLMEYFRLASTPASDEICLLSGLQLQAEETLAELKVKIDQITLKSNATEKPPEANASCRLPKLQLPVYSGDVLFWCEFWDSFKSNIDSRNLPDVDKLSYLKASVTGDAKKAIDGLSTTNANYRIAISILKERFGKTSHLIDAHYATLYKVKMAKSTAEDCRKTFNEVERNLKILESLGENINHNHLRFMLLEKFPPDLVYEIKLKVNDDSIQEIRNQLDRIITAKEDAERISGRKRTHEAEDSTVGTLHINVKRARSAYQPKQQQGPPKKQNPQGGFDRRPERKNKFDSINKPNKWNRPKQTPTSNKDQPEPQQGSPKGRTAWTCIFCKGDHYNDKCSEANTLAERKKRLGKKCFMCLKLGHFIKDCKNKRKCSICCSETPHNRALCHLNFQKNTAMKKQS; encoded by the coding sequence ATGGACGATTTGCTTTTAAGAAGGCTTAGGCTCATTAACGACAAACTCACCACAGACATAGAAGTTATTCCTGTTACCATTAATTCAGAGAACTTAGGGCAGGCTCAAATTACTTACAGTAAATTAGATGCATCTCTGAAAAGACTTGACAACGACTTGATGGAGTACTTTCGCTTGGCTTCGACACCTGCTTCTGATGAAATATGTTTACTGAGTGGATTGCAACTTCAAGCAGAGGAGACTTTGGCTGAACTTAAAGTGAAGATCGATCAAATAACTTTGAAAAGCAACGCTACAGAGAAACCTCCGGAAGCGAATGCCTCGTGCCGACTCCCTAAACTTCAGCTGCCGGTGTATAGTGGAGACGTGCTCTTTTGGTGTGAGTTCTGGGACTCCTTCAAGAGCAACATTGATTCAAGAAATCTGCCTGATGTTGACAAGCTCTCCTATCTTAAAGCCTCGGTGACGGGAGATGCCAAGAAAGCCATAGATGGTCTGTCAACTACTAATGCTAATTATAGAATAGCCATATCGATCCTAAAGGAGCGTTTCGGCAAGACCTCTCATCTCATTGACGCGCATTATGCAACACTATATAAGGTTAAGATGGCCAAAAGCACCGCTGAAGACTGTAGAAAGACATTCAACGAAGTTGAACGAAATCTCAAAATTTTGGAATCATTAGGTGAAAACATCAATCACAATCATCTTCGTTTTATGTTGCTGGAGAAATTTCCACCCGATCTAGTTTACGAAATTAAGCTGAAGGTTAATGATGATTCTATACAAGAAATCAGGAACCAATTAGATAGAATTATTACCGCAAAAGAGGATGCTGAAAGGATTTCAGGAAGAAAACGCACGCATGAAGCAGAAGATAGTACAGTCGGAACTCTACATATAAATGTGAAACGTGCAAGAAGCGCATATCAACCCAAACAGCAGCAAGGTCCCCCTAAGAAACAAAATCCTCAAGGAGGTTTTGATAGAAGACCGGAAAGGAAGAATAAGTTTGATAGTATTAATAAACCCAATAAATGGAACAGACCAAAACAAACTCCGACTTCTAACAAGGATCAACCAGAACCTCAGCAGGGCTCTCCGAAGGGGAGAACAGCGTGGACATGCATCTTTTGCAAAGGTGATCATTACAATGATAAGTGCTCTGAAGCTAATACCTTAGCAGAAAGAAAGAAACGACTTGGAAAGAAATGCTTCATGTGTTTGAAGTTAGGCCACTTTATAAAAGACTGCAAGAACAAACGTAAGTGTAGCATTTGCTGTAGTGAGACACCGCATAACAGAGCTTTATGCCATTTAAATTTTCAGAAGAATACTGCAATGAAGAAACAGTCCTGA